Proteins co-encoded in one Flavobacterium sp. M31R6 genomic window:
- a CDS encoding sialate O-acetylesterase, which produces MKYILLFLLMPCMLLAQAKNDTIRVFYLGGQSNMQGYGYVKELPDSLNKKNKNVFIYQGNPVGDNDKNGGLGKWEVLQPGNGTGFASDGKSNILSDRFGVELSFAKKLQELYPNQKLAIIKYARNGSSIDSAGTAYFGAWEPDFRGGKGMNQYDYFLKTVNNAMAVQDINGDGVEDVLIPSGIIWMQGESDSDKTEQVANQYYANLKRLMELMRATFRNNDLPIVIGKISDSGDDVDGKIWRFGELVQYGQEKFAATESNTAIVRTTNSYKYTDKYHYKSDGYIDLGKEFAKAVFLLNNKNTKKTKVESLN; this is translated from the coding sequence ATGAAATATATTCTACTGTTTCTTCTCATGCCCTGTATGCTTTTGGCACAAGCCAAAAATGATACAATAAGAGTATTTTATTTAGGTGGTCAGTCGAATATGCAAGGGTATGGGTATGTAAAAGAGCTTCCCGATTCTTTGAATAAAAAAAATAAAAATGTTTTTATTTACCAAGGAAATCCTGTTGGCGATAATGATAAAAATGGAGGATTAGGAAAATGGGAGGTACTTCAGCCCGGGAACGGAACTGGATTTGCATCTGATGGAAAGAGCAATATACTTTCGGATCGATTTGGTGTGGAGCTTTCGTTTGCTAAAAAACTGCAAGAATTATATCCAAACCAAAAACTGGCCATAATAAAATATGCCAGAAATGGGTCTTCGATTGATAGTGCCGGAACTGCATATTTTGGTGCTTGGGAACCTGATTTTAGAGGAGGAAAAGGAATGAATCAATACGATTATTTTCTAAAAACAGTCAATAATGCAATGGCTGTTCAGGACATAAACGGTGATGGAGTTGAAGATGTTTTGATTCCAAGTGGTATTATTTGGATGCAAGGAGAAAGCGATTCGGATAAAACAGAACAAGTTGCCAACCAATATTATGCGAATTTAAAAAGGTTGATGGAACTCATGCGAGCCACTTTTAGAAATAATGATTTACCTATTGTAATTGGGAAAATATCGGATTCAGGTGATGATGTCGATGGAAAAATTTGGCGTTTTGGCGAATTGGTGCAATATGGACAAGAAAAATTTGCTGCAACCGAATCCAACACTGCCATTGTACGAACGACAAATAGTTATAAATATACAGACAAATACCATTATAAAAGCGATGGATATATTGATTTGGGAAAAGAATTTGCAAAAGCAGTTTTCCTTCTGAATAATAAGAATACGAAAAAGACCAAAGTTGAGTCTTTGAATTAA
- a CDS encoding cellulase family glycosylhydrolase, with translation MMKKIIIVFSLMCFAMASFGQGFLHRDGQKIVDGNGKNIVLRGLGVGGWMVQEGYMIQTGAFAGPQYKIKQKITDLIGEKGTEKFYKAYKANGITKRDIDSLAAWGFNSIRLPMHYNLYTPAIETEKDGQITWLEEGFRMTDDLLSWCAANKIYLILDLHATPGGQGKDAAISDYDDSKPSLWESAANQDKMVALWEKLAQRYKDSPWIGGYDIINEPNWNFTGTNQNGCDETSNAPLKALQVRLTNAIRAIDPHHMIIIEGNCWGNNYNGMFPLWDDNMTLSFHKYWNQNDVASIQTMLNYRTQYNVPIWLGESGENSNVWFKENIMLMESNNIGWAFWPMKKIENLAGVTSVTKAPDYDKLLDYWKNGGEKPNSDFAKKVLMQTAENYKMEHLTIRYDVIDAMFRQVQTNDTKKYKNHVAPGKVFATEFDLGQNGFAYSDKDVANYDGTKFTQWNKGGKMRNDGVDIVACTDKITNGFQVSFIEEGEWLQFTVDVKKQSIFDVAIRYSSEKAGGKLFLEQDGKKISEITELPVTGGETVWKTIALKNVALKQGINKIRVHFEGGNFNLNFLEFKNAK, from the coding sequence ATGATGAAAAAAATAATAATTGTATTTTCTCTTATGTGCTTTGCCATGGCTTCTTTTGGACAGGGTTTTTTGCACAGAGATGGACAAAAAATTGTGGATGGAAACGGTAAAAATATCGTTTTGCGCGGTTTGGGTGTTGGAGGCTGGATGGTTCAGGAAGGCTACATGATTCAAACAGGTGCTTTTGCCGGTCCTCAATATAAAATCAAACAAAAAATTACGGATTTAATAGGTGAGAAAGGTACCGAAAAATTCTATAAAGCATACAAAGCAAACGGAATAACAAAGAGAGATATTGACTCTTTGGCGGCTTGGGGATTTAATTCCATCCGATTGCCGATGCATTACAATTTATACACTCCAGCGATTGAAACCGAAAAAGACGGGCAAATTACTTGGCTTGAAGAAGGTTTTAGAATGACCGATGATTTATTAAGCTGGTGTGCGGCCAATAAAATCTATTTAATTCTTGACTTGCATGCAACTCCTGGGGGACAAGGGAAAGATGCTGCAATATCCGACTACGATGATTCAAAACCATCGCTTTGGGAGAGTGCTGCAAATCAGGACAAAATGGTGGCACTTTGGGAAAAATTGGCGCAACGTTATAAAGACAGTCCATGGATTGGGGGCTATGATATTATTAATGAACCCAATTGGAATTTTACGGGAACGAATCAAAATGGCTGCGACGAAACCTCAAACGCTCCTTTAAAAGCTTTGCAGGTTAGACTTACAAATGCGATAAGAGCCATTGACCCTCATCACATGATTATCATTGAGGGGAATTGTTGGGGGAATAATTACAATGGTATGTTCCCGCTTTGGGATGATAATATGACTTTGAGTTTCCATAAATACTGGAATCAAAATGATGTAGCTTCAATTCAAACAATGCTGAATTACAGAACGCAATATAATGTGCCAATTTGGTTGGGCGAAAGCGGCGAGAACTCTAATGTATGGTTTAAGGAAAACATTATGTTGATGGAATCCAATAATATTGGTTGGGCTTTTTGGCCAATGAAAAAGATTGAGAATTTAGCTGGTGTTACTTCGGTTACAAAAGCGCCAGATTATGATAAATTATTGGATTATTGGAAGAATGGGGGCGAAAAACCCAATTCGGATTTTGCCAAAAAAGTATTGATGCAAACTGCCGAGAACTATAAAATGGAGCACTTAACAATCAGATATGATGTGATTGATGCGATGTTTAGACAAGTACAAACCAACGATACCAAAAAGTATAAAAACCATGTGGCTCCAGGAAAAGTGTTTGCAACAGAATTTGATTTGGGACAAAATGGTTTTGCTTATTCCGATAAGGATGTGGCGAATTATGATGGAACTAAATTCACCCAATGGAATAAAGGGGGCAAAATGAGAAACGATGGTGTTGATATCGTAGCCTGTACGGATAAAATAACCAACGGTTTTCAAGTCTCCTTTATTGAAGAGGGCGAATGGTTGCAATTTACAGTTGATGTGAAAAAACAAAGCATTTTTGATGTTGCTATTCGCTATTCTAGTGAAAAAGCAGGTGGAAAATTGTTTTTGGAACAAGATGGAAAGAAAATTTCGGAAATAACGGAGCTTCCGGTTACCGGTGGAGAAACAGTTTGGAAAACAATCGCGCTTAAAAATGTTGCTCTTAAACAAGGAATCAATAAAATTCGCGTTCACTTTGAAGGAGGGAATTTCAACCTTAATTTTTTGGAATTTAAAAATGCTAAATAA
- a CDS encoding glycoside hydrolase family 16 protein, whose amino-acid sequence MRNNIWFTDLKSKNYLLSLGLLFTGLSVFLMLLSCSDSNGGGEDVSKAKPSDLSVTATVVGTDAQNPNGDGSGVVNFKLSATNATSYKIVLGNGETKEVTNGSFSYTYTTSGSNTYVLYVSAYNAGQFVSKTLSITVFVGSKLVWSDEFNTDGAPDATKWTFQIWDPGNVNNELQSYTNRPENTIVQGGLLKIKAIREKYGKGDFTSGRLESNGKFDFTYGKVVIRAKLPTGVGTWPAVWMLGSNIGSVGWPACGEIDILESVGKELNVNHSSLHSPGRSGNTPDTGTINVPNDNTEFHIYTADWTASYIKFYVDDKLFYTFVNSDKFPFNKNFYLIVNLAMGGNWGGPVDPNFTSSTLEVDYIRVYN is encoded by the coding sequence ATGAGAAATAATATATGGTTTACAGATTTAAAAAGTAAGAATTACTTATTATCGCTTGGTTTGCTCTTCACTGGTCTATCCGTTTTTTTAATGTTATTATCGTGTAGCGACAGCAATGGCGGTGGTGAAGATGTTTCAAAAGCGAAGCCTTCTGATCTTTCGGTAACAGCAACTGTTGTTGGAACAGACGCTCAAAATCCAAATGGAGACGGAAGCGGAGTCGTAAATTTTAAATTATCGGCAACAAATGCAACATCATATAAAATAGTTCTTGGTAATGGAGAAACAAAGGAAGTGACAAATGGCAGCTTTTCTTACACCTATACGACATCAGGTTCTAATACTTATGTGTTATATGTGTCTGCTTATAATGCGGGACAATTTGTTAGCAAAACACTCTCCATAACAGTTTTTGTAGGGTCAAAATTAGTATGGTCTGATGAATTTAATACAGATGGTGCACCAGATGCAACTAAATGGACTTTCCAAATTTGGGATCCTGGGAATGTTAATAATGAACTTCAATCTTATACCAATCGCCCCGAAAACACAATTGTTCAAGGAGGTCTTTTGAAAATAAAAGCCATCAGGGAAAAATATGGTAAAGGTGATTTCACTTCTGGTAGATTAGAATCAAACGGAAAATTCGATTTTACTTATGGCAAAGTGGTAATCAGAGCAAAACTCCCTACTGGAGTCGGGACTTGGCCTGCAGTCTGGATGCTGGGCAGTAATATTGGTAGTGTTGGGTGGCCTGCATGTGGAGAAATAGATATTTTAGAATCTGTTGGAAAAGAGTTGAATGTCAATCATTCATCATTGCATTCTCCTGGACGTTCAGGAAATACTCCAGATACAGGAACTATAAATGTGCCTAATGACAATACCGAATTTCATATCTATACAGCAGATTGGACAGCAAGTTATATAAAGTTTTATGTAGATGACAAGTTGTTTTACACTTTTGTAAATTCAGATAAATTCCCATTCAATAAAAACTTTTACTTAATTGTAAATTTAGCAATGGGAGGTAATTGGGGAGGTCCTGTAGATCCAAATTTTACTTCCTCTACTTTGGAGGTGGATTATATAAGAGTATACAATTAA
- a CDS encoding glycoside hydrolase family 30 beta sandwich domain-containing protein, whose translation MKKITTTALVLASFFVFAQQKSKSQAHSFSTKGKTVAVYTTAESTNLRLSKTDNLTFSELAQPNERQICVFVNPDKTFQSFMGIGGAITDASAEVFAKLSNDKQQELLDAYYNTEKGIGYNLIRTTIHSSDFSSASYTYIDEGDTALKTFSIEHDRKYRIPLIKKAIAAAGGKMTVYATPWSPPAFMKSNKDMLKGGTLLPEFFQTWATYYTKFVKAYEKEGIPIWGISAENEPMAVQTWESCVYTAEAERDFVKNYLGPTMKKEGLGDKKIIAWDHNRDLMVQRANIIFSDPEASKYIWGMGFHWYETWAGGDPMFENVARVHEAYPDKNLMFTEGCVEKFDSKNYQLWANGERYGTSMIHDFNNGTVGWTDWNILLDENGGPNHVGNFCFAPVHADTKTGELIYTPSYYYIGHFSKFIKPEAKRVSTAVSRSSLLSTSFLNKDGKMITVVMNQSEASVNYNLCVGTQATQITILPNSIQTLVY comes from the coding sequence ATGAAAAAAATAACCACCACAGCATTAGTACTCGCCAGTTTTTTTGTTTTTGCACAGCAAAAAAGCAAATCACAAGCACATTCTTTTTCAACAAAAGGAAAAACAGTCGCAGTGTATACTACTGCAGAAAGTACTAATTTGAGATTGTCAAAAACAGATAATCTTACGTTTTCAGAATTGGCACAACCTAATGAAAGACAAATTTGCGTTTTTGTAAATCCAGATAAAACATTCCAGTCTTTTATGGGAATTGGCGGAGCGATAACGGATGCAAGTGCCGAAGTTTTTGCCAAATTATCCAATGATAAACAGCAAGAATTACTGGATGCTTATTATAACACAGAAAAAGGAATTGGCTACAATTTGATACGTACTACTATTCATAGTTCCGATTTTAGTTCAGCGAGTTATACCTATATTGATGAAGGAGATACTGCATTGAAAACATTTTCTATTGAGCACGATAGAAAATATAGAATTCCGTTGATTAAAAAAGCAATTGCTGCTGCAGGCGGAAAAATGACGGTGTATGCAACTCCTTGGAGTCCTCCAGCTTTTATGAAAAGTAATAAAGACATGTTGAAAGGCGGTACATTATTGCCAGAGTTTTTTCAGACTTGGGCTACGTATTATACCAAGTTTGTAAAGGCGTATGAGAAAGAAGGAATTCCAATTTGGGGAATCAGTGCAGAGAACGAACCAATGGCGGTGCAAACCTGGGAATCTTGTGTATATACAGCTGAAGCAGAAAGAGATTTTGTAAAAAATTATCTTGGACCAACTATGAAAAAAGAAGGTTTGGGCGATAAAAAAATTATTGCCTGGGATCACAATCGTGATTTAATGGTTCAAAGAGCCAATATTATTTTCTCTGATCCCGAAGCATCAAAATATATTTGGGGAATGGGATTCCATTGGTATGAAACTTGGGCAGGTGGTGATCCAATGTTTGAGAATGTAGCGAGAGTTCATGAAGCGTACCCTGATAAAAATTTAATGTTTACGGAGGGTTGTGTAGAAAAATTCGACTCTAAAAATTACCAATTGTGGGCGAATGGAGAACGTTATGGTACTTCTATGATTCATGATTTTAATAACGGAACTGTGGGTTGGACAGATTGGAATATTCTTTTGGATGAAAATGGTGGACCTAATCACGTGGGTAACTTTTGTTTTGCTCCGGTTCATGCAGATACTAAAACAGGAGAGTTAATTTATACTCCATCGTATTATTATATTGGACATTTTTCAAAATTTATTAAGCCTGAAGCCAAAAGAGTAAGTACTGCCGTAAGCAGAAGCAGCTTGTTGAGTACTTCATTTTTGAATAAAGATGGAAAAATGATAACTGTTGTTATGAACCAAAGTGAAGCTAGTGTAAATTATAATTTGTGTGTAGGAACTCAAGCTACCCAAATTACTATTTTGCCAAATTCTATTCAGACTTTGGTGTATTAA
- a CDS encoding endonuclease/exonuclease/phosphatase family protein has translation MNLSKKTAISIIFVLMGIFSNGQTLKMMTYNIRLDTESDGENDWTHRKDFFNAQIQFYAPDIFGVQEAKPNQILDIATALPQYSYVGIGRDGIGKGESSNVFYSKEKFKVMESNTFWLSSTPDTVSKGWDAAYNRVCTYALLKNKQSKKLIWVFNTHLDHVGEEARTKGLELILSRIEKLNTNKYPVILMGDFNSEPETDRIIALKNKMNDARTISKEKPFGPYGTFNNFKYNEASTHLIDYIFLSKGNSVTVNKYAVLSDAKDLKYPSDHFPVFIEINYK, from the coding sequence ATGAATCTCTCCAAAAAAACAGCAATTTCTATCATTTTTGTTCTGATGGGTATTTTTTCCAACGGACAAACTTTAAAAATGATGACTTACAATATCCGACTAGATACCGAATCGGATGGAGAAAATGACTGGACACACAGGAAAGATTTTTTTAATGCACAGATTCAATTTTATGCCCCCGATATTTTTGGGGTTCAAGAAGCAAAACCCAATCAAATATTGGATATTGCGACAGCACTTCCTCAATACAGTTATGTTGGCATAGGAAGAGACGGAATAGGAAAAGGAGAGTCATCGAATGTTTTTTATTCCAAAGAAAAATTTAAGGTAATGGAATCCAATACCTTTTGGTTATCATCAACACCTGATACTGTTTCAAAAGGATGGGATGCCGCCTACAACAGAGTTTGCACCTATGCGCTTTTGAAGAATAAGCAAAGCAAAAAATTGATTTGGGTTTTTAATACCCATTTGGATCATGTTGGTGAAGAAGCAAGAACCAAAGGATTGGAACTGATACTTTCAAGAATTGAAAAATTAAATACCAATAAATATCCTGTTATTTTGATGGGTGATTTTAATTCAGAACCAGAGACTGACCGGATAATTGCGTTGAAAAATAAAATGAATGACGCCAGAACGATTTCGAAAGAAAAACCTTTTGGCCCCTATGGAACTTTTAACAATTTTAAATATAATGAGGCATCAACACATTTGATTGATTACATTTTTTTATCAAAAGGCAACTCCGTTACAGTTAATAAATATGCTGTTTTATCAGATGCCAAAGATTTGAAATACCCATCGGATCATTTTCCTGTTTTTATCGAAATTAATTACAAATAG
- a CDS encoding glycoside hydrolase family 30 beta sandwich domain-containing protein, which yields MKKIHQLTKLFFLIALSSIHISCSSSNEGGDSPTPTPTPTPTPVVKNEVDFWLTKGNQTSLLQKQTGILAFGTGVNIYPSIEVNEAQTYQTVDGFGFTLTGGSAQVINQLAAQKKKDLLQELFGSGDTSVGLSYLRISIGASDLNATPFTYDDMPTGQTDVNLTNFSLTPDMGDVIPLLKEILAINPNIKIMGSPWSAPVWMKDNNNFMGGSLQPQYYEAYAQYFVKYIQKMKDEGIVIDAITPQNEPLHGGNNPSMVMTALQQADFIKNNLGPAFKTANIATKIITYDHNCDNPQYPITILKDAAAYPFVTGSAFHLYGGDISALSTVHNAYPDKDVYFTEQYTSSTGSFDGDLRWQVKNVIIGSMRNWSKNALQWNLANDGSFGPHTDGGCTVCKGAVTVSGTESVVRNVGYYIAAHASKFIPAGSVRISSNIIGNLHNVAFKTPAGKKVLLVVNDGDAAALFNIKCKGKWITTSLEAGAVGTYTW from the coding sequence ATGAAAAAAATACATCAATTAACAAAGCTGTTTTTCTTAATCGCTTTATCATCCATACACATCAGTTGTTCCTCTTCCAATGAAGGGGGTGATTCACCAACTCCGACGCCAACTCCAACACCAACTCCGGTAGTAAAAAACGAAGTTGATTTTTGGTTGACCAAAGGAAATCAAACATCGCTTTTGCAAAAGCAAACAGGTATTCTGGCTTTTGGAACCGGAGTGAACATTTATCCAAGTATAGAAGTTAATGAAGCTCAAACGTATCAAACCGTTGATGGTTTTGGATTTACATTGACTGGCGGAAGTGCACAAGTGATTAATCAATTGGCTGCCCAGAAAAAGAAAGATTTATTGCAAGAATTGTTTGGTTCTGGAGATACTTCAGTTGGGTTAAGTTACCTAAGAATTAGTATTGGAGCGTCTGATTTAAATGCTACTCCATTTACCTATGATGATATGCCTACTGGACAAACAGATGTTAATTTAACCAACTTCAGCTTGACTCCTGATATGGGTGATGTTATTCCATTATTGAAAGAAATTTTGGCAATTAATCCTAATATTAAAATTATGGGTTCGCCTTGGTCTGCACCAGTTTGGATGAAAGACAACAATAATTTTATGGGAGGAAGTTTGCAACCTCAATATTATGAAGCCTATGCACAATATTTTGTAAAATATATTCAAAAAATGAAAGATGAGGGAATTGTGATAGATGCAATTACTCCTCAAAACGAACCTTTACACGGGGGTAATAATCCGAGTATGGTGATGACAGCCTTGCAACAAGCAGATTTTATAAAAAATAATTTGGGACCTGCATTTAAAACAGCTAATATTGCCACAAAGATCATCACCTACGATCATAATTGTGATAATCCCCAATATCCAATTACGATCCTAAAAGATGCTGCAGCTTACCCTTTTGTAACCGGTTCTGCTTTTCATTTGTATGGTGGAGATATTAGTGCGCTTTCTACGGTTCATAATGCTTACCCTGATAAAGATGTTTATTTTACGGAGCAATACACGTCATCTACTGGATCATTTGATGGTGATTTAAGATGGCAAGTGAAAAATGTAATTATAGGTTCAATGCGTAACTGGAGTAAAAATGCCTTGCAATGGAATCTTGCCAATGATGGTTCTTTTGGGCCACATACTGACGGTGGATGTACTGTTTGCAAAGGAGCAGTAACAGTAAGTGGCACTGAATCAGTGGTGCGTAACGTTGGTTATTATATAGCGGCACATGCGTCAAAATTTATTCCGGCAGGTTCGGTTAGGATTTCAAGTAATATAATCGGAAATTTACATAACGTTGCTTTCAAAACTCCGGCAGGAAAGAAAGTTTTATTAGTTGTAAATGATGGCGATGCTGCGGCATTATTTAATATTAAATGCAAAGGAAAATGGATTACTACGTCTCTGGAAGCTGGAGCAGTAGGGACCTATACTTGGTAA
- a CDS encoding glycoside hydrolase family 3 N-terminal domain-containing protein yields the protein MKKTITLAFVFVSVFAFSQQQMIDQKVDALLKQMTLEEKIGQLNQYTGDNSATGPITINSNKQSEIKKGLIGSMLNIMGTKYTRQYQDLAMQSRLKIPLLFGLDVIHGYKTTFPIPLAEAASWDLTAIELSARVAATEAAACGIHWTFAPMVDISRDPRWGRVMEGAGEDTYLGSKIAYARVKGFQGNLGDVNSVMACVKHFAAYGAAVGGRDYNSVDMSNRMLWETYLPPFKAALDAGAATFMNSFNDLNGIPASANNYLLRDILKGKWNFQGFVVSDWGSIGEMVNHGYVKDNKEAALASITAGSDMDMESNAYRYNLEQLVKENKVPVALIDDAVKRILRKKFELGLFDDPYKFCNPEREQKELNNPEHTKAAREMAAKSIVLLKNERDVLPLSKGLKTIAFIGPMVKPKRDNHGFWAVDVKGIDSTYIVSQWEGLENKVGKRTKILYAKGCGVEDKSKEGFADALKVANQAEVIILSIGENFNKSGEAKSKSNLHLPGVQEDLIKELQKTGKPIVILINAGRPLVIDWIADNMPTIVYTWWLGSEAGNAIADVLFGDYNPSGKLPMSFPRNEGQIPIYYNHFNTGRPSVNEDKIYKSAYIDLPTTPKFPFGYGLSYTTFEYSDLKLSQKTMKNNESITVSVNIKNTGSVKGEEVVQLYLRDKVGSVVRPIIELKDFQKITLNRGETKTIQFTIDNQKLSFYNNALEFGSEPGDFDLMIGSSSADIRLRDSFELVK from the coding sequence ATGAAAAAAACAATAACACTGGCATTCGTATTCGTATCGGTTTTTGCCTTTTCACAGCAACAAATGATAGACCAGAAAGTCGATGCTTTGCTTAAGCAAATGACACTTGAAGAGAAGATAGGACAGCTCAACCAATATACGGGCGATAATTCCGCCACGGGACCAATCACCATTAATTCCAACAAGCAAAGCGAAATCAAAAAAGGATTGATTGGTTCGATGTTGAATATTATGGGTACCAAATACACGCGACAGTACCAAGATTTGGCAATGCAGTCCCGATTGAAAATTCCGTTGCTGTTTGGTCTGGATGTGATTCATGGATACAAAACTACTTTCCCTATTCCGTTGGCCGAAGCGGCAAGTTGGGATTTAACAGCGATAGAACTTTCGGCTAGAGTTGCGGCGACCGAAGCTGCTGCCTGTGGAATTCACTGGACATTCGCACCGATGGTTGATATTTCTCGTGATCCGCGTTGGGGAAGAGTGATGGAAGGCGCAGGGGAAGATACCTATCTGGGTTCCAAAATTGCCTATGCGAGAGTGAAAGGATTTCAAGGAAACTTGGGCGATGTGAATTCGGTTATGGCGTGTGTTAAACATTTTGCGGCTTATGGAGCTGCTGTTGGTGGACGAGACTACAACTCGGTTGACATGAGTAACAGAATGCTTTGGGAAACTTATTTGCCTCCTTTCAAAGCGGCTTTGGATGCAGGTGCTGCCACTTTTATGAATTCGTTTAACGACCTGAACGGAATACCGGCGAGTGCTAATAATTATTTGCTAAGAGATATCTTGAAAGGAAAATGGAATTTTCAAGGTTTTGTAGTTTCCGATTGGGGTTCGATAGGCGAAATGGTAAATCACGGTTATGTAAAAGACAATAAAGAAGCCGCTCTTGCATCGATAACTGCAGGAAGCGATATGGATATGGAGAGCAATGCGTATCGATATAATTTGGAACAACTGGTTAAAGAAAATAAAGTTCCTGTTGCCTTAATAGATGACGCCGTAAAAAGAATCTTGCGCAAAAAATTTGAATTGGGTTTGTTTGATGATCCATATAAATTTTGCAATCCAGAAAGAGAGCAAAAGGAATTGAATAATCCAGAACATACCAAGGCGGCTAGAGAAATGGCAGCTAAAAGTATTGTACTGCTGAAAAATGAAAGAGACGTTTTACCACTTTCCAAAGGATTAAAAACAATTGCTTTTATCGGGCCAATGGTGAAGCCGAAAAGAGACAATCACGGGTTTTGGGCTGTTGATGTAAAAGGTATTGATTCGACTTATATTGTTTCCCAATGGGAAGGTTTGGAGAATAAAGTAGGCAAAAGAACCAAAATTTTGTATGCCAAAGGATGTGGTGTTGAAGATAAAAGCAAGGAAGGTTTTGCAGATGCTTTGAAGGTTGCAAACCAAGCTGAGGTTATTATTTTGAGTATTGGAGAAAACTTCAATAAAAGCGGTGAAGCCAAGAGTAAAAGCAACCTGCACTTACCAGGTGTTCAAGAAGATTTAATCAAAGAACTTCAAAAAACTGGGAAGCCAATTGTAATTTTAATTAATGCGGGAAGACCTCTTGTTATTGATTGGATCGCCGATAATATGCCAACCATTGTCTATACTTGGTGGTTGGGTTCAGAAGCTGGAAATGCTATTGCCGATGTGCTTTTTGGAGATTACAATCCATCTGGAAAATTACCGATGTCATTTCCTAGAAACGAAGGACAAATTCCAATTTACTACAATCATTTCAATACTGGAAGACCTTCTGTCAATGAAGATAAAATTTACAAATCGGCTTACATCGATTTACCAACAACTCCGAAATTCCCATTTGGATACGGATTGAGTTATACGACTTTTGAATATTCGGATTTGAAATTGTCTCAAAAAACAATGAAAAACAATGAGTCAATTACAGTTTCGGTAAACATAAAAAATACTGGAAGCGTGAAAGGTGAAGAAGTAGTTCAATTGTATTTGAGAGACAAAGTGGGTTCTGTAGTACGTCCGATAATTGAGTTGAAAGATTTTCAGAAAATAACATTGAATAGAGGGGAAACCAAAACCATTCAGTTTACTATTGACAACCAAAAATTGTCTTTTTACAACAATGCATTAGAATTCGGTTCAGAGCCCGGTGATTTCGATTTAATGATTGGTTCGTCTTCAGCAGATATCCGTTTGAGAGATAGTTTTGAATTGGTGAAGTAA